A single region of the Populus nigra chromosome 2, ddPopNigr1.1, whole genome shotgun sequence genome encodes:
- the LOC133683180 gene encoding universal stress protein PHOS34-like: protein MAVTANLLIFFILLLTYCNIVISTCLKLEIFKSRAGFCFCWRREGDLAGAKAKKTAKMAGTGKKVMTLGMDNNEPSFYALQWTLDHFFVPFGQDPPFKLLIIHAQPRLASVVGFTGPGLVDVIPIMEADSKKRTQNVVDKAREVCNNKGVSDVVVEVIEGDARNVMCDAVDRHHASMLVVCSHNYGAVKRALLGSVSDHCAHNAPCSVLIVKQPKH, encoded by the exons ATGGCAGTTACAGCAAaccttctaatattttttattttacttcttaCCTACTGTAATATTGTTATCTCAACATGTTTAAAGCTTGAAATATTCAAAAGCAGGGCCGGTTTTTGTTTCTGCTGGAGAAGGGAAGGAGATCTTGCGGGCGCTAAAGCTAAGAAAACTGCGAAAATGGCTGGCACTGGGAAAAAAGTAATGACATTGGGCATGGATAATAACGAACCGAGCTTCTACGCGCTGCAGTGGACCCTTGATCATTTCTTTGTTCCATTTGGCCAGGACCCTCCATTCAAGCTCCTAATTATCCATGCTCAACCCCGTCTCGCTTCTGTAGTAGGGTTCACTGGACCAG GATTGGTTGATGTTATACCGATCATGGAGGCAGATTCCAAGAAAAGAACCCAAAATGTTGTAGACAAGGCCAGAGAAGTCTGCAACAATAAAGGG GTGAGTGATGTGGTAGTAGAAGTGATTGAGGGTGATGCTAGGAATGTCATGTGCGATGCTGTAGATAGACACCACGCATCCATGCTGGTGGTGTGCAGTCATAATTATGGAGCTGTCAAAAG GGCACTTCTGGGCAGTGTTAGTGACCATTGTGCACATAACGCACCCTGCTCTGTTTTGATTGTGAAGCAACCTAAACACTAG